The Bacteroidota bacterium genome contains the following window.
TCCTCATGGATGACGACCAATGCGCTACCTGGAGGTCCGCCACGGCGTCCGGCGTGGCCCTGACCACCGAGTGTGAGGTAATTGCCATCGCTGACGCCAGCGGGAATCGTGACTTTCAGCGTAGATTCTTCTTGCACCCGTCCTTCGCCCTGACACACATCGCACCGCTCTCGAATGGATTGGCCTGTACCCTGACAGGTCGGACATTGCGTGACATTAACGAACTGTCCAAAACCCATCGAACGAACTTGACGAAGCTGTCCCGATCCATGACACGTCTTGCAAGTCTCGATGGCAGCTCCATTCTTCGCGCCGGTACCGGAGCAACTCGAGCAGTTCTTGAGATGCCGAACCTTCAGCTTTTTCTCGACCCCAGTAGCAATCTCTTCCAGAGTAAGTGAAAGCGGGATTTGGATATCCGATCCTCGCTCGGGGCCATTCGGATTGCGTTGCCCACCTCCACCGAAGAACTGATCGAACATTCCGCCACCACCCATGCCACCAAAAATATCGGCGAAGTGGGAGAAGATGTCGTTAGCATTCTGATAGTGGCCAAAGTCATTCTGGCGCACACCTTCGTGGCCGAACCGATCGTAGCGTGCCCGCTTGTCGGCATCGCTCAGAACTTCATAGGCCTCCGTCGCCTCCTTGAATTTCTCTTCGGCTTCGGGATTGTCCGGATTACGGTCCGGATGATACTGCAAAGCGAGTTTTCGATACGACTTCTTGACCTCATCGAGAGTGACAGAGCGTTCAACCCCTAAAATTTCGTAGTAATCGCGCTTCATAATTATGTGATCTGCTTCTCATCGGGTTCTTTGGCGACAAAGACCTTGGCGTGACGCAGCACGGCGTCACGCATCAAATATCCTCGCTGAATTTCACGTGTGACCGTGCCAGGCGCAACATCAGTGCGCGGCTCTTCCATCAGTGCGTCATGCCGCATCGGATCGAATGGCTCTCCGGCAGTCTCCATTGGACGGACACCATAGCGTTCGAGAGTCTTGATAAAATTCTTAAAGACGAGTTCGATGCCTTGGGCGATCGGGTCCTTTTCTTGCGAAGCATGTTCGAGCGTCCGCTCTAGATCATCGACCACTTCCAGGAGATCGAGAATTAGACGTTTATTCGCCTCGAATATTAGCTGTTCGCGTTCGACCTGATGCCTTCGGCGCATATTCTCGAGTTCGGCTGTACGACGCAAGAGTTGATCGCGTGTATCCTCGAGTGTCTGCTCGATCGCAGTGATTCTATCGTCGATGGCATCGCCATCTAATAATTCTTCGTTTTCGTTTCTGTCTGATTTCATGGTCTATTTTGGTGAGAGCACGTTCGACATTGCACGTGCGACATATTCGACAAGTGGGGCAATTCGCTCATACTCCATCCGCTTCGGGCCGATGAGCCCGATAATTCCCTTCTGAAGCCCGATCTGATACTTCGTGCAGATCAGGCTATAATTCGCAAGGTGCTGTTCTTCCAATTCACTTCCAATACGGATCGTGATGCTGGTCGGTGCATTCCGGTCCGTGTTGAATTCTGCAACGCCCGAACGTTCGAGCACGTGGATGACGACCTCCTCATTATCGATCAGTTCAATAATGCTTTGAAATTCCTCGCCAGTAGCAACACTCGGTTTTTGAAATTCCGGCTGTGCAAAGAGATTGCGAGCACCCGCAATTTTCACGCGCTCCGCGCCTGGCTCTTCAAACAATTTTTCCGGCTGATCGATGAACAGGCGGAGAATCGAGCGATCATGTTCTGAAAGATCGCTCACGCGGTCACGAAACGTCGCTTTGATCTCGCGAAAGGTGTGCCCGGCCAATCGTTCGTTGAGCAGCAATCGAAGCTCTTCCAGTTTTGATTGGCTCAACGTGCTCTCCGACTCGAGGGTAACCGTGCGCACGCGGCCGCTCGAAGCAGCCAAAATTATGAGGATACGATTCG
Protein-coding sequences here:
- the dnaJ gene encoding molecular chaperone DnaJ yields the protein MKRDYYEILGVERSVTLDEVKKSYRKLALQYHPDRNPDNPEAEEKFKEATEAYEVLSDADKRARYDRFGHEGVRQNDFGHYQNANDIFSHFADIFGGMGGGGMFDQFFGGGGQRNPNGPERGSDIQIPLSLTLEEIATGVEKKLKVRHLKNCSSCSGTGAKNGAAIETCKTCHGSGQLRQVRSMGFGQFVNVTQCPTCQGTGQSIRERCDVCQGEGRVQEESTLKVTIPAGVSDGNYLTLGGQGHAGRRGGPPGSALVVIHEEEHDVFLRDGDDVILDLEITFPQATLGAEIEVPTLTGHSLLKIQSGTQSGTLLRMRDKGIPHLNRGGKGDELVRVQIVTPNKLTKEERKLIEQLGKQEHFKVEAITKDQEAPPRETETSEEPVSFVRNVKSIFT
- a CDS encoding nucleotide exchange factor GrpE, translating into MKSDRNENEELLDGDAIDDRITAIEQTLEDTRDQLLRRTAELENMRRRHQVEREQLIFEANKRLILDLLEVVDDLERTLEHASQEKDPIAQGIELVFKNFIKTLERYGVRPMETAGEPFDPMRHDALMEEPRTDVAPGTVTREIQRGYLMRDAVLRHAKVFVAKEPDEKQIT
- the hrcA gene encoding heat-inducible transcriptional repressor HrcA, giving the protein MSQRTQSILGRRQLADSANSDAALTDRQREILRLIVRHYVLTANPVGSRYLARVSSLGLSDATTRNVMADLEYLGYIDHPHTSAGRMPTDKGYRLYVDDLMAREHIGDAARKAVSRSLATAITPEDVLEESSQLLARLSRQLSMVLLPALDDGILDRVEIAPLSSNRILIILAASSGRVRTVTLESESTLSQSKLEELRLLLNERLAGHTFREIKATFRDRVSDLSEHDRSILRLFIDQPEKLFEEPGAERVKIAGARNLFAQPEFQKPSVATGEEFQSIIELIDNEEVVIHVLERSGVAEFNTDRNAPTSITIRIGSELEEQHLANYSLICTKYQIGLQKGIIGLIGPKRMEYERIAPLVEYVARAMSNVLSPK